The window ctgaattttaaaatgtatagcgCTTTCTGTCACCTTCAAAAATACCATCTTCTACAGTCACAGTAAAGAacagttttgtttaataaaaggcaatatttaatttcaaaatgctATAAAATTGTTATAATTAACTTTTAGAACATATGTATGCCGAATATATAATCTACCACATAAGTATGAAGGATAATTAACACAGTGAACTATTTTTCTTAATACCTCTGTCATCTGGAAGACTATTACataagttttaatttttaaaacaatgtttattTCTCATGCTCTGAGACCTGGAGGTTTAAGTGTAAGAATAAAAGCAAAAAATCCGAAGTCAAGTAGACACCAAAAAAATCTGAACGGTCCTGCATTTGATTGAGGCAACCCAGAACAACCAGTATTTTGCACATTTCTAGATAAGTGTAAGCTTGCCAGATGTGTctagaaaagggaaacaaaaaaatattacctGACCTACTCCACAATAGAGTAGGTCAGGACCTGAAGGTGTCATTCTTTCACCAGAAGATACATAGTTGTGTCTTTTTCATGACACCTCCTTGCTCACCATTACAGGTGCTGCTTTAGGtgcaccaattaaaaaaaaaaaaaaaaaagacatcatccagatttttttctttgtaatgttTGATTAAACACCTTCCCTATTTATTTGAATTATGTAGTATAAATTTTGGGGAAATAAAACAACTTACTTTTAAATTACAGAATTAGACTACAGCTAATCCTAACATAGAACAACATAGTAACTAATATGATATGCATATGATTCATTTGACGATCTCATTAAACTATTCACTTAAAAGTTTTATGAGAAGATATGTTCTCACAACATACATAATACACAGGATTACTTGGTCCAAAGTTAAAGCTACAACACGAGTGTAGTTTAACAGGTGATAGGTGAAAATAGATAAGCACCACAGATGGTGTATATGCAAGTTACTGTGGGGAAAAGGCCCAGTGTGAAGGTTGAATTCAGTAAAGTAAATTAAAACTTTACCTGTTATAAATTTCAAGTGTACTTCTTTCCAGCCTACCTGCTATCTTCTGCTGTTCTGAAATAATGAATAAAGCAGTCTTTGAAATTAAAAATcactttgaaaaatatatataaagaatGTGTCTATATGCAGACTATTATTCAGATTAATACACTTCTCGGCTAGGATTTCTCCTGTCTTGTACTGTCTAcaactattcttttttttttgtttcctaacTTTGGCTTTACTAACTGTGTTCTAGAAACTATATTATCTGAATCACCTTTCACTTTAAAGAAATAGGATGAATTAAGCAGCATCTGAATGTATTTCACTTGATCTGATTTTTGAGATTGAGTGAACACatgattttctttttcctcctcgaACACTGGACCGGCAGGATGATTTTCTATATGACACACAGGCTCTAATCTGTGTTTGGAAGATACATGAACACCATCACCCGCACCACCCAAGGACAGTCTTCCTGTATTCTCAGCATTCGACCGAATTCTGTAAGGCAAACTGAGGTCCAGTGGTTGTTCATGGCACTCTgtaactctctctctcattcttaaGGAGGAAGCAAATACTGGAGAGCTGAAAAAGTCTTCTGTCTGAATTGCACACTCTCTTGTAGCTGACTTTCTACCCCTACTTGGTGTCAAACCGTACTGAGAAAACTGACTGTGTTCATCACATGTTTCTCTATTTGAAGACATCTGAGAAAACTCCAAAGTATCTGtagagtttttttgtttaaaccttCTTTCTACACTTGCATCTTTAGCACGGTTTTGACTGTAGAGGGATAAGCAAGTACTGCTATTATTGGGAATCTGCACTGGTAAAAAAGACTTCTGGGTTATAAAAAGCTCTTGACTAAGATCAACGCTGCTGCATATTTCTTCAGTTTTTGAGTTCATATGAGAAGCTGCTTTATCTCTCAGGGTTTCCACATTGAATTCATCTTCTGAGTCATAAGTTTTAATCTCCAGAgctgctggactagatgacaaaAGAGGCTCTGTACTACTAGTGCAGCTGTTTATTTCAGTAGTGTTGGAGCCTACAGGGACTTCCTTATCCAATTTCCTGCGCTTTTTAAAACCTGCTATGATTCCACCACTAAAATAATGCACAGTAGAATCAAGACCTTGACGTTTGCAAGTTGTCTGAGACCAAGAACTATTTCTACAACTTAATTCATTATGTTTACCATTCTCAGTTACAAAAGAATTATGTGATGAGGGAAGGCAGAGACgtttttgttttccttgagtATTACCCTTCTGTACTGTTCTAGAATTTTTATAATATTGTTTGTGATTTACTTCTCTGGAGCTCTCTTCATTACCATCAATTACTTTGTTATCTTGAAGTagctttattttctttgctttcttttcaacAAATGGCCAGGGGACAAAGGAGTTTTGCTTATAGCAAAAGTCTTTTTTTGTTGAATCCAAATGACTTTTTGCTTTAGTATCATGTTTGTTCTTTTTAAGATGTTTATTCTTTTTAATGTCATTGGCAGTGTTTTCTTCACACAAAACCACATTTTCCTTTCCGTTACAAAGATCAGGCTTATTTTTCCTTTCGGTTTCCTGTATCTTCCATTCTCTTCCATGCTTTTTGGATTTGCCTTTCACTTTGCCATGACCTTTTTGGGGAGTTTCTATGTAATCAAGATAGCTTCCAAACTGATATAAAAGTTTAATTTCTTCATCTGGTTCAAACTGTGTAAGCTAAAAAACAAAGATATAAAGTATATAAGTAATGTAACTAATGTATCCAATATACAGTAACCTATGAAACAGTGTTAATACAATAGTACATACTAGCTATTCTCTGCTCCCATAATCCAAACATGTAACATCACGTGTATAATAAGTGCTACAAACCTACAACAGCCATGGGAAAAATCCAATCTGACATGCTGCTCCCACATCTGCAGCGtgacacaaaatatattttttcatatgTTCTTTGACAAGCATGTATAATATATTAAATTTGAAGAAGCTACATTAATGCAGTGTTAATTTGTTCACATTGAACATCTTGAATTGGCTCTGGTTTAGGTAGTTTTTGGCACATAGGCACTGATGCTATAGTCAGGAAAAATCAGTAATATAATAATTTACTCAGAAAATATTAGATAGgagcattcttttattttaatgatatAACCAAGAATGTCAAGGTTGCAGTAGTGGAAAACATCACTTCCTTGAAATCTGCATTTGGCTAGAAGATTGACATTTTCTTCTAGGGATGGGCATTGCTACAGTTATTTCAAGACACCTGAAGACTGGATTATTCTACCTACACCTACACTAGGAGACTCTTTTCATAAGACGTATACAATAAAATACACAGGAGGAGAAAAATGGCTAAGTTAACCTTCTTGTTGGAACCATAAGTTTAGTCTAGTTTGCCTTTGTGGAAATATATCAACCTAACTGGATAATAGTCTTTGTTTGTAACTGCAGCACTATCTATTCTGGAGAGGTTGTCAAAAACTCCAGTGTTTTTGTGCAGTAGATAAGGCTTGTTAACGTCcttattccaaaaatattttgccTCAAATTGGTGCTGTTTGGAATTAGGCAGATGTAGGCATAAATAaaggtgtgtggagggggatCTGGAGTAGGGGAACAGCAGAAACCAGGGTCACTTTAAGTAGAAACCGGGAGGCTGCAGCTACAGCCTGGATTTTGGGGCAACCTTGGGAATAATAAAGAAATGGGGATGACTGGATGGAATGGAAGGATAGTCAGGTACAGCATCTAAGTTTCCTGCCTGTAACGTGTATAACAGGGAACCTGAGactttcccttctccccacagttAAGCACAGCTagaagacaaacaaacaaaaaataatcaggAACTTTATCTTCATAAAGCTCATatattttaatctcatgatttttggtgggGGATCTCTGTCTGATGTTCTGGAGATTGGCACTCTCTCCCTTTGGGAATTCCTCCCacagctttttttattattaagatCTGGATAAATAGTATATGTAAGCTTTTTCCTGCATACGGTAGAAAGCCTCAAAATATCAAAAAGGGGAAGGATCGTGGCCTCTTTCACTTCTTATATCAGAAAGTATACAAGTAAAGCTCAGAGTCCTGCCAGAAAATaaggagaaagaaggaaaggGGAGTTGCCTAGGCAAGGGATGGCTGCAGAGATCCATTCTGAGAAGTTTCAGAGCTACGAAAGACTAGACTCATCCCTGTGCCCTTACAGAGTCTGGGGTATGAAATAGTTTTCACTCCCCCTCTCATGGGGCCCAGTGCAAGTTTCTGACAGCAGGTCAAGTTAAAGCAGAACTCAGCCTGTTTAAGCTGCCGTGGCCCCCTATGGACATTGtgggtatgactacactgcaatgtaaactcACTCTCAAGTCTAACCCCTCTTCCATCTACAAGCAACTCACACTGACCTTGGGTCCTAGGCTTGATCTCAGTGGGAGGTGGAAGGGTTGAGCCTGAGTCAAGTTGGGATTcagggttcaagccctgttgctttgcagtgtggacacaaccCCACAGGACTTGTACTCTGGGAGACTGCCAAAAGTATTTCACAATCCCACagccaactttctttgtcctctggacaatcaagtttggtggacagtcaagtttttccacactgcaccatgaacaaagggccagagcagccacattttgggatgGCACTCGGAAGTCTGGGATTTGGGTGGTTGTACTCaggcctgcataatgcagtggAAACACTGGAGCCTTAGGCTCCAACAATTCCTAATCTGGTATTACAAATAAGTATAGACACTCAAACCCTAGATTAACGAACCCAGATTCTGATAACTCAAGTTCTACATGCcctgggcttatattgcagtgtagacaaatcctATGACAGCTGGGGCATAAAGGAAATCCTCACCTTGGAACCTCAGACCACAGTCATGCCTCTGCTGCAAACAAAAATACCCCCTGCAGTTAGCCAATACAAAGGGGCTGCAGGACACCAATGAACTTCCCTCTTGTTCTTCAGGATATATTCTGAATGGAGCTGTTCCTTTGAAACCACAATTTAGAGGAAGTCCTTAATGGAAATAAGAGTCTGAATCCACTGCTGGGAGTCTTCTCCAGCCAGGTAAGAGACTCAAAGGTATGTCTGCACttaaagggccagattaaaagatGGAGACAAAATCAGAGGTGATGTGTAAGTGCGTATGAGCATAATTTAACACTACAAGGTGTGTTGGGGGAAATGTAGCAAGAAGAGCTATTAACACGGGATAAAATGTGTCAATTAAAATAGCCACCAAGGATAAACTTCCTGCACATTACAAAGTCAATTCCCTTTCCCCAGTCCTCAGATAAAAATGCTAACCCCATACCTGCTCTCCAGCGGCATCTTCCTGCAAAGATGGTGATGACAAACAAGGGCAGCacttgtatttctttttttttattttgccttttggAGCCATTTAGTTCATCCAACAGGTGTATTCTAGAAATTTTTTAAAGTTGCTTTTAGAAAAAATTATTCAGGTTTTATATTTATGTAAACAAATATGCCTTTTACTAGAAACATGATTCCAAAACActtacatcatttaaaaaaaagaaaaggagtacttgtggcaccttggagactaacaaatttatttgagcataagcttcgtgagctacagctcacttcattggatgcatcattTAGTACCTCAACTTGCAATCCTTAATccagcaaaatgaccaatgactCCAGTAGGTGTGCTGGCAGAATAAGGATTGCAAGATGGGGCACTTTGCATAAAAATGTTGAATTACAGGAAAAAGTAGCAGAAATCTGGGAGCGAGTTTTGAAGAGCCCCTTAAACTACATACTGCTTGTACTGTAACATAAGAGACAGGAGCCTTAAGTCTTCTGAGTCAAATCAATAGGGCACAGAACACTACAACTGGAAGCTTTCAACCACACTATTTTGTCAGCCTCTTAAAATGTTCTGGAAAATGCTGCAGATGAGGAGTGAGTCAGTCTATGTCTACACAAGGGGTTTTTTATTTTGCCATTTCTCAGCTTCACTTGTAGCACCTGCTACCGGATGGGGGCATTTTAAACACTGTCACATCAAGCAGCGCCACCTGTTGCTACCATAGGTCGAGCTGTATTAATGTagtgtaagaaaaaaaaatcagttgtagATAAGGTCTTAAAGAACAAAGGGTACTGCAGGCTTTCAGGAAACAGCTTATCGTGGGTACAGAGCCAGTAAAAACTCCAGATCAGGCCTGGGTTACAGTTACCAGTTGCAGGAAGAGCTTCAGGCCAAACTTTCCATCAAACTGTAATCAGCATGTAAGTGTTGAGAGATGAGCCCACACTACACAGTTCAGATCTGGAGTTGAACCACTGTGAAGTCTGCAAGAATTTGAATCGCAGGGGGTCActcctcccctcatccccaaTACTGGGGTAGGATATTaaaccctctccctgccccagtggAGGGGGTTACACAGTAAGAGGGGTGGTGGTAATtaaccccccttcttcccccacacCAGGGGGTTACACAGTAAGGGGGAGGGATTaaaccctctccctgccccagtggAGAGTGCTACacattggggtgggaggggaggataTAAACCCTCTGCTTGCCCCAATGGAGGAGAATTACACAGtaatgtgggggtgggagggggttaaACCCCTTCCTCCTCCAACCCAGGAGGGGTTACATATTAAAGGGGGGGGTTAAACCCCCAGCCGACTGGGTTACACGACAACAACGGGGGCATtaagccccactcctgcccccagcGGCAGGGGCTGCAGCTTCCTACCCCCTGGAAGGGACACAGCGCGCTCCTGTCCCTCCTGCAGGGCCGGGGTTTCGGTGCCTCCTTGCAAAGGCTCTGGCTCGCCCGACGGCGCCTCCCGCCCAGCCGCTGCCGCGTTTGAACGGCGCCCGCCACCGGCCCAGGGCCCCGCCCGCGCTCTGCGGGCCCCGCCCCCCtctccggggggaggggggctgagacCGAGCCACTGGGCGCTGTCACGTGACAGAGAAACCATTCCTAGCGCGTCcgggggagcgggcggggggacCCGCGTCCCGGGAAGCGGCCAGCACGCGCCACTGGTGCCCGCCAGCTATCCCATCATCCCGCGTGGGTCAAAGGAGCGGTGGCTGGCTTAATTAACACTTGCTATTCGACAGTCAACCTCCGTAGCTCTGAGCTCCTGTTGGAGGGTCTGCAATGCAGCCTTACCTGTAGAAGcactcctggccctggggccGCTATTAATGATTGCAATGGGTGATGGATGCAGTTTGTGGTCTTCGATCTGATCTCCAGCAGCCCCATTTGGAGCTATAATTTTTCACTTTACAGAGAGTCTGATATGGCCCTGCCTTTGCTCTCTCatagtgaccccccccccagctacctCTTTATGCACAGGCGTGAGTTCATTGTGTTGCAATATACCTGTTATATCACTGCAAGCTTCCTTGTCGGTGAATCTTTTCGATCGTTACCATCATGGCATGCACTCAAAGTGACTCATTTCTTTCTCCTTTACCTCGGCTCCCCCACAAACTTAAGGCATTCTGCTCTTGTGTTTGTGCCAATGAGTTAGCTTCCCTCACCATGCCTCTCCTCTGCAGACTGCTAGGAGAGGTCGGCTGACATGCTAAACCGTGCTCCAAAAATGAAGGGTGTGAGCAGCCTGTCCAAACACCAGTTTGCTAGCTTGTACTTTTGGAGGCAGTGACAAGTAAGAGTCGGGAAGTGCTGCTCCCATTGCACACTCCTATTTGGAAGAGCTGCACTCTGTTCCCTATTGCAAATTGGCTCTGATCCTAAATTCATCTAAGTCTGTGAGAATTTTACCAGGATCCTAATACCAACCagtatttctctcccccctctccctgccagtaGCATGGAAGGTAGAATTTGACCTTTCAAGGTGCATAAACTACTCTCATTAACACAAATGGGATTTCCACAAGTGCATTAAGAAGTCAATACAGgtcaaaatgtgttttgtttagaCTGCTAGCATCAGAAACTGCATTGTAGTTTTGAGTACATGATATTTGGGACAAAAATAAGATGGCAATATGATACGATGTTAATAAAGAAATGTGCAGTCCTACAAATCCTCATGAGAAATTTTATTTCCCACAAGAATTTGGAATTTAGTTATACTCCCATAGGGAGTTTATAGACGAAGTTAATGGTTTCATGGAACAGAAAATTAACCTCATCAGCCACTATGATGGCCAGTGTTCTGAAACCAACATGAAATGATAATGTAAGCAAAACAAGAGTCCTTCTTAACTTTGATATATCCTAAACTGTTAATTTGCTGATGGTGAAGTAttgattaataattaattaaaaccACTCCAGGATTGGCTGGAATGCCAAAGGCTGGGTATGTAGctgagaagaaaaggaaaggattTACAAACTCACTAAAAATATGCCGGAAACCAATATTTAAAAGTATGATAAGTACTGCTTACTTTACAAAACCaccgttgttttttttttaatatcctggAAAATTTAGTTCCTTTTATAAGAAACTCCCATTCTTTTGTTAGTACAAGATTAATCacaaaggtgtaatttctttacACATGCCTTTGTCATATTCTTAATTGTCCTTCTTTTAGCTTTATATTATAGACAATAGTTTCTCCTTAGTAAAGGCTACAACCAGCTTTTCATTTAGAGCTTGATTTTGCCACCACTCTACCCTGTTCTAAATCTCTCAGAAATAATTTTTTGTGCCTCAAATTTTGCATGCAGATCTTCAGCCAATGAAAATTTTAAGAGGAAATGTTAAGAGGAATCAGACAACCCATTTCTCAGTTATGGAACTTAGCAAAATATAGGTGTACTTTAATTATACTATTAtagatatttatattccaactctTGGGTCTCAGCTCAGTAGAGTGAGACAAACCAATAAGGAGCTAAGGCCCAAGAATGAGAATCCCTTTGAAATTATAccttcagagaagcagaattacaTGTAAGTAATTTTTCCTTCTCTATAGATATCATTCAGAAGGAATTTACTCTTGGCTCTTAGCTTGTTAGTGGCCTGACTCATGTTAGAGAGCTGAGACCCACAAGTTGAAAGCCAGTTAAATATCTCCAGAAATCCAGCATTATAGGTGAGTAATTATCCCTTCTTCACTTTGTGAAAATTCTTCCAATACTTTTTGACATTGCataaccaaaaataataataataataattaataaaaaaatcaccTGGCCTAGAAACTTCATATTTGTTTTATTGAAGGGGAGGAAGGATGCTCCAGTGGGTAAGGTACTTGCCTGAGATTTTGGAGATCTGGggatatggagtgcaatgtcacata of the Eretmochelys imbricata isolate rEreImb1 chromosome 6, rEreImb1.hap1, whole genome shotgun sequence genome contains:
- the LOC144265634 gene encoding uncharacterized protein LOC144265634; its protein translation is MAPKGKIKKKKYKCCPCLSSPSLQEDAAGEQLTQFEPDEEIKLLYQFGSYLDYIETPQKGHGKVKGKSKKHGREWKIQETERKNKPDLCNGKENVVLCEENTANDIKKNKHLKKNKHDTKAKSHLDSTKKDFCYKQNSFVPWPFVEKKAKKIKLLQDNKVIDGNEESSREVNHKQYYKNSRTVQKGNTQGKQKRLCLPSSHNSFVTENGKHNELSCRNSSWSQTTCKRQGLDSTVHYFSGGIIAGFKKRRKLDKEVPVGSNTTEINSCTSSTEPLLSSSPAALEIKTYDSEDEFNVETLRDKAASHMNSKTEEICSSVDLSQELFITQKSFLPVQIPNNSSTCLSLYSQNRAKDASVERRFKQKNSTDTLEFSQMSSNRETCDEHSQFSQYGLTPSRGRKSATRECAIQTEDFFSSPVFASSLRMRERVTECHEQPLDLSLPYRIRSNAENTGRLSLGGAGDGVHVSSKHRLEPVCHIENHPAGPVFEEEKENHVFTQSQKSDQVKYIQMLLNSSYFFKVKGDSDNIVSRTQLVKPKLGNKKKRIVVDSTRQEKS